The following proteins come from a genomic window of Trifolium pratense cultivar HEN17-A07 linkage group LG4, ARS_RC_1.1, whole genome shotgun sequence:
- the LOC123922045 gene encoding uncharacterized protein At2g29880-like codes for MGDSQENNRGKSKDKDYVTRTMEETNELLHLLVDAMNRGMRDANGSLSKQTVERSILPDLNAKTRFPKTYSHYFSRMKWFKNQYNMMSTLMRHNSGFGWDSIAKTFTATEEVWKDYLKVS; via the coding sequence ATGGGAGACTCGCAAGAAAATAATAGAGGAAAAAGTAAAGACAAAGATTATGTAACTCGGACAATGGAGGAAACCAATGAGTTGTTACATCTCTTGGTGGATGCTATGAATAGGGGGATGCGTGATGCTAATGGATCACTTAGCAAACAAACTGTAGAACGGTCAATACTTCCTGACCTAAATGCTAAGACTAGGTTCCCTAAAACTTATAGTCACTATTTCAGTCGGATGAAGTGGTTTAAGAACCAATATAACATGATGTCAACACTTATGCGTCACAACTCTGGTTTTGGATGGGACTCAATTGCAAAAACTTTCACCGCTACTGAGGAAGTATGGAAAGATTACTTAAAGGTGAGCTAA
- the LOC123922046 gene encoding uncharacterized protein LOC123922046, whose amino-acid sequence MYVLSGWEGSAHDSKLLNDALTRRNGLKVPQGKYFLVDCGFPNRRKFLAPYRGVRYHLQDFAGHGNDPENEKELFNLRHASLRNVIERIFGVFKSRFTIFKSAPPFPFKAQAELVLACAALHNFLRKECRSDEFPVEPTDESSSSSSVLPNHEDNNYEPIVQTQEQEREDANLWRTSIGSDMWRNAT is encoded by the exons ATGTACGTTCTTAGCGGATGGGAGGGTTCAGCACATGATTCCAAGCTATTAAATGATGCGTTGACAAGGAGGAATGGACTTAAAGTACCCCAAG GTAAGTATTTTTTGGTGGATTGTGGATTTCCAAATCGACGCAAATTTTTAGCCCCATATCGAGGTGTACGATATCATCTACAAGATTTTGCAGGTCATGGTAATGACCCTGAAAATGAAAAGGAATTATTCAATCTTCGACATGCGTCCTTAAGGAATGTGATTGAGAGAATATTTGGTGTTTTTAAATCGCGGTTCACAATTTTTAAGTCCGCGCCTCCATTTCCATTTAAGGCACAAGCGGAGCTTGTGTTGGCATGCGCAGCACTTCATAATTTTCTTCGTAAAGAATGTCGTTCTGATGAATTTCCAGTCGAACCTACGGATgagtcttcatcctcatcttcaGTGTTACCAAATCATGAAGACAATAATTATGAACCCATTGTTCAAACACAAGAGCAGGAACGAGAAGATGCAAATTTATGGAGGACTAGTATAGGTTCAGATATGTGGAGAAATGCTACTTAG
- the LOC123922047 gene encoding F-box/kelch-repeat protein At3g23880-like — MNDKHFPVEAKPHRRVLRQPNLAITRWMMCLPNFAMLTLREPNSASPIILPDELIVEIISWLPVKTLMKLRCVNKFLKSTISDPHFVQMHLKKSSRNPHVAQFWRPEFSKETRFVTLSIPDLLQTKFTQLHDSPFHDRLNNYYLNGGGQVIGSCNGLICFIYYSFYYRTDCLCFWNPAMRTVSEFSATKYHPRRLKYSFGYDNSAGTYKVVAFHVVEKEKQNGMNNPKSVVKVFTLGDNSWRDIQCFPVLPLYWSDYDNNSNVYNNGVYLSGTINWLALRNYFGSYYEPDWFKGVTVEQYVIVSLDLSTESYTQMMLPRGFVGVPPRRFQPKIVVLTNCLCFGHDFERSHFVIWQMKDFGVQESWVQLFRIRYETFFPRGRKYIFEPLNFLPLYLSKNGHTFIFATDEGGLAFLYNCIDNKIEKIRPTNRIWWLWVTNHIESLVPTS, encoded by the coding sequence ATGAACGACAAGCACTTCCCAGTCGAAGCTAAGCCTCATCGGCGGGTGTTGCGTCAGCCAAATTTAGCTATAACGCGGTGGATGATGTGTCTGCCAAATTTTGCTATGCTGACGTTGCGTGAGCCTAATTCTGCATCGCCGATTATCCTCCCCGACGAACTGATTGTAGAAATCATCTCCTGGCTCCCAGTGAAAACTCTAATGAAATTGAGGTGCGTGAATAAGTTCCTCAAATCTACCATCTCCGATCCTCACTTCGTTCAAATGCATCTCAAGAAATCATCACGAAATCCACACGTAGCACAATTCTGGCGTCCCGAATTTTCGAAAGAAACCAGATTTGTAACTCTCTCCATTCCTGATTTGCTCCAAACAAAGTTTACTCAACTTCACGATAGTCCTTTCCATGATAGATTgaacaattattatttaaatggAGGGGGACAGGTTATTGGTTCATGTAATGGATTGATAtgctttatttattattcattcTATTACCGTACTGACTGTCTTTGTTTCTGGAATCCGGCTATGAGAACAGTGTCCGAATTTAGTGCAACTAAATACCATCCGCGTCGTTTAAAGTACTCTTTTGGTTATGATAATTCAGCAGGAACTTATAAGGTGGTAGCGTTCCATGTAGTGGAGAAGGAAAAGCAAAATGGTATGAATAATCCAAAAAGTGTGGTGAAAGTTTTCACCTTGGGGGATAATTCTTGGAGAGACATTCAATGTTTCCCTGTGCTTCCATTATACTGGTCTGACTATGACAATAACAGTAATGTGTATAACAATGGTGTATATTTGAGTGGTACTATTAATTGGTTGGCCCTTCGCAATTACTTTGGGTCGTATTATGAACCTGATTGGTTTAAAGGTGTTACTGTTGAACAATATGTGATTGTTTCGCTAGATCTCTCAACCGAGTCATACACTCAGATGATGCTTCCTCGCGGTTTTGTTGGGGTGCCACCACGACGTTTTCAGCCAAAGATTGTGGTTTTGACGAATTGTCTTTGTTTTGGTCATGATTTTGAGAGAAGTCACTTTGTTATATGGCAAATGAAAGATTTTGGAGTTCAAGAGTCTTGGGTTCAATTGTTTAGAATTAGATATGAGACTTTCTTTCCAAGAGGTCGGAAGTATATTTTTGAGCCGTTGAATTTTTTGCCATTGTACCTTTCTAAGAATGGTCATACGTTTATATTCGCAACAGATGAAGGAGGTTTGGCATTTCTCTATAATTGCATAGAcaataaaatagagaaaattaGACCTACAAATAGAATTTGGTGGCTGTGGGTTACGAATCACATTGAAAGTTTGGTTCCGACTAGTTGA
- the LOC123922049 gene encoding F-box/kelch-repeat protein At3g06240-like has protein sequence MMCLPNFAMLTLREPNSASPIILPDELIVEIISWLPVKTLMKFRCVNKFFKTIITDPHFVQMHLKKSSRNPHVAQFWRPDFSKETSFVTLSIPDLLQTKITQLHDSPFHDRLNNYYLNGRGQVIGSCNGLICFIYYSFYYRTTDCLCFWNPAMRTVSEFTTTVCRQRCGCCVKYSFGYDNSAGTYKVVAFHVVEKEKQNGMNNPKSVVKVFTLGDNSWRDIQCFPVLPLYWSDYDKNSGVYNNGVYLSGTINWLALRNYFGSYNEPDWFKGVTVEQYVIVSLDLSTESYTQMMLPRGFVEVPPRRFQPKIVVLMNCLCFGHDFERSHFVIWKMKDFGVQESWVQLFRIRYETFFPRGRKYIFEPLNFLPLYLSKNGHTFIFATDEGGLAFVYNCIDNQIVKIRPTNRIWWLWVTNYID, from the coding sequence ATGATGTGTCTGCCAAATTTTGCTATGCTGACGTTGCGTGAGCCTAATTCTGCATCGCCGATTATCCTCCCCGACGAACTGATTGTAGAAATCATCTCCTGGCTCCCAGTGAAAACTCTAATGAAATTCAGGTGCGTGAATAAGTTCTTCAAAACTATCATCACCGATCCTCACTTCGTTCAAATGCATCTCAAGAAATCATCACGAAATCCACATGTAGCACAATTCTGGCGTCCCGATTTTTCGAAAGAAACCAGTTTTGTAACTCTCTCCATTCCTGATTTGCTTCAAACAAAGATTACTCAACTTCACGATAGTCCTTTCCATGATAGATTgaacaattattatttaaatggAAGGGGACAGGTTATTGGTTCATGTAATGGATTGATAtgctttatttattattcattcTATTACCGTACTACTGACTGTCTTTGTTTCTGGAATCCGGCTATGAGAACGGTGTCTGAATTTACTACAACAGTTTGCCGTCAGCGTTGTGGGTGTTGTGTAAAGTACTCTTTTGGTTATGATAATTCAGCAGGAACTTATAAGGTGGTAGCGTTCCATGTAGTGGAGAAGGAGAAGCAAAATGGTATGAATAATCCAAAAAGTGTGGTGAAAGTTTTCACCTTGGGGGATAATTCTTGGAGAGACATTCAATGTTTCCCTGTGCTTCCATTATACTGGTCTGACTATGACAAGAACAGTGGTGTGTATAACAATGGTGTATATTTGAGTGGTACTATTAATTGGTTGGCCCTTCGCAATTACTTTGGGTCGTATAATGAACCTGATTGGTTTAAAGGTGTTACTGTTGAACAATATGTGATTGTTTCGCTAGATCTCTCAACCGAGTCATACACTCAGATGATGCTTCCTCGCGGTTTTGTTGAGGTGCCACCACGACGTTTTCAGCCAAAGATTGTGGTTTTGATGAATTGTCTCTGTTTTGGTCATGATTTTGAGAGAAGTCACTTTGTTATATGGAAAATGAAAGATTTTGGAGTTCAAGAGTCTTGGGTTCAATTGTTTAGAATTAGATATGAGACTTTCTTTCCAAGAGGCCGGAAGTATATTTTTGAGCCGTTGAATTTTTTGCCATTGTACCTTTCTAAGAATGGTCATACGTTTATATTCGCAACAGATGAAGGAGGTTTGGCATTTGTCTATAATTGCATAGACAATCAAATTGTGAAAATTAGACCTACAAATAGAATTTGGTGGCTGTGGGTTACGAATTACATTGAT